A region of the Cyanobacteriota bacterium genome:
TAGGAAATCTTGTCAATAAGCAAATATTGTTTTTATGTTAGGTGCCTAGACGCACTTAAGTAACTTCTAGGCTTTGATGGAAATGCCCATAGGACGGTCTCACCTCAGTTCTATGCGGTCAGCGATCGTAATAACTGATGCAGAAAGTAGATAAAGCCGTAGACAATGCAGTGGTCACCCTATTACTACTCTGACCAGTACGGTTTTCCCGCTAAAAAGTTGTGGAACCCAGATATTGAAAAAATGTGACCTAGCCAATATATTTCTTAACGAAAAGTTGGCCTACTGGCTACAGGTACTTGCCTTACTGTCACTGGGATTCACGCATTTCGCCAGTTGTTAGCAGGCTTTATCTACACTTCAACGATGAGCTGAGGAGGATGATTATGCGGATTGCTCAAGTTGCACCATTGTGGGAACGGGTGCCACCGCCAGCCTATGGAGGAACTGAGCGCGTGGTAAGCTTGTTAACCGATGAATTGGTTCGCCGCGGGCATGATGTGACACTGTTTGCCACAGGTGATTCAGAGACTCTGGCTTCCCTAGAGCCGGGGTGCGAGCAAGCCCTGCGACCCTTGGGTGTTCTGCCACCGGAGTATGCCATCTACGAGCAGATGCAGCTTAGCAAAGTATTTCAGCAGGCAAATGAGTTCGATGTGATTCATTCTCATGTTGACTACGTAGCTTTGCCCTACGCTACCTTTAGCAAAACGCCTGTAGTTCACACTCTGCACGGCATCTTTACACCCTTGACGGAGAAAATCTTTAGTCAGCATCGTCGGCAAAACTTTGTTAGCATTTCTAACTCGCAACGACGGCCCGACCTAGGCTTGAACTATGTAGCAACAGTTTACAATGCCGTTGCCTGCGATCAGTTCAAGTTTTATGACCAGCCTGATGAGCAACCTTATCTAGCATTTCTAGGACGCATGTCGGTGGAAAAAGGCCCTCACTTGGCCATTGAGATTGCCAAGCGGACTGGCTGGCGGCTGAAGATGGCGGGCAAGATTGATTATGATAATCGTTCCTTCTTCGAGAGAGAAGTGGCCCCTCTGATCGATGGCAAGCAGATTGAGTTTCTGGGGGAAGCTGATCATCACCTCAAGAATGAATTGATGGGTAAAGCAGTTGCTACATTGTTCCCCATTACTTGGCAAGAACCTTTTGGTCTAGTGATGACAGAATCGATGGTCAGTGGAACGCCTGTAATTGCCATGGCGCTGGGATCTGCCCCTGAGGTGATCGCCCACGGTAAGACTGGCTTCTTGTGCCATAGCCTAGAAGATTGTATTGCCGCTGTAGAAAAGGTATCAGAGCTAAATCGTTACCTATGTCGCGCCCATGTGGAATCTCACTTCAGTGTGGCTCGCATGGTTGATGGTTACGAGGCGGTTTATCATCAAGTACTTGACAATCGCTTCCAACAAAATGGCCACAGCCGATCGCCCATGTTACTGGCTAGTTAAGGGAGGATAAGGATCATGGTTATTCCAACTCGGCCCAAGGTCTCTCTGCTCAGCATGGCTTACGATCCTGCTC
Encoded here:
- a CDS encoding glycosyltransferase family 4 protein, with the protein product MRIAQVAPLWERVPPPAYGGTERVVSLLTDELVRRGHDVTLFATGDSETLASLEPGCEQALRPLGVLPPEYAIYEQMQLSKVFQQANEFDVIHSHVDYVALPYATFSKTPVVHTLHGIFTPLTEKIFSQHRRQNFVSISNSQRRPDLGLNYVATVYNAVACDQFKFYDQPDEQPYLAFLGRMSVEKGPHLAIEIAKRTGWRLKMAGKIDYDNRSFFEREVAPLIDGKQIEFLGEADHHLKNELMGKAVATLFPITWQEPFGLVMTESMVSGTPVIAMALGSAPEVIAHGKTGFLCHSLEDCIAAVEKVSELNRYLCRAHVESHFSVARMVDGYEAVYHQVLDNRFQQNGHSRSPMLLAS